Within Ancylothrix sp. D3o, the genomic segment GATTTTCTAGAATTAGTTAAAAAATGAAACCCCAAACGATTTCTTATTGAACTTGTAGAGTTTTAGAATCAGATTATATAGCAAATTTAGCGCCGATCAAGTAAAAAATGATGGGTATTATTTTCTACAAAAATAGCAATATTTATCTAACAATATTTATCCTTTATTTCCAAAATAAAGCCACAAATGATTGCAGGTAATAATTTGCAGCTTTATTGATGTATAATTTCATCCCCAATTAAATTTGCTTAAATATCTGCGGAATGTGCGTTTTAAATAGAGAATACAATCTTATTCAATATGAATATCTTTAGTTGCAATCTCTTGATTAACAGTTTTTTGCCAAGAGACTAAACCATTAATAGCTATTCCCAAAAGGAGTACGTAAAGCAGAGCAATAAACCGCACTCCTTTAACGTAATACAGCCCAATTCCTATCACATCAACTACAATCCAGTAACACCAACTTTCAACCCGCTTTTGAGTCATTAGCCACGTGGCAGTAAAACTCATAATTGTTGTCAGTGCATCCAAATAGGGAAAAGACGCTACTTCTGGAAACAAAGCAGGTAATAATATATTTATCCTACTCATAAAAGCACCAGTAGCTAAGGAAAGTCCGATTGTAATACCTAAATATAAAATCATGCTACGGCGAGAACTGTAGCGGAAATTTAGTATTTTATCTGTATATCGAGCGGATATATGCCAACGCCTCCAGCCATAAATACTTGTAATTAAATAATAAACTTGTTCAAGAGCATCTGAATAGAGACGAATTTGGTAAAATAGTGCCATATAAAGTATGACACTGATAATACCTACTGGCCAAGTCAGCATCCGCTTTTTAGCTACTAGCCAAGCTGACCACAAATAGAGCATAGTACCTAT encodes:
- the pnuC gene encoding nicotinamide riboside transporter PnuC, whose amino-acid sequence is MLKLFSVNNIAFTLWGYPMSYIEFIGTMLYLWSAWLVAKKRMLTWPVGIISVILYMALFYQIRLYSDALEQVYYLITSIYGWRRWHISARYTDKILNFRYSSRRSMILYLGITIGLSLATGAFMSRINILLPALFPEVASFPYLDALTTIMSFTATWLMTQKRVESWCYWIVVDVIGIGLYYVKGVRFIALLYVLLLGIAINGLVSWQKTVNQEIATKDIHIE